The segment GCATAAATGAAGCGTGCGTTACGGTCTTCACATTTTTTTAGCACTTTTTTATAATCATCTAACCAACCTGTGGTGCCACAAACTACTGGAATTCCTTCTTTAAAACATCGAGTTATATTTTCAACCGCAGCTTCAGGAACTGAAAACTCAATAGCGGCATCGGCATTTTCTAAAGTGCCTTCTTCAAAATCACTACTTAGTTTGTACACAATCTCGTGGCCTTTATCAATTGCTAGTTTTTCAATGGTTTTACCCATTTTTCCGTATCCTAAAAGTGCTAATTTCATTATAACTTAAATCGAAATGACAAACCATAATTGGCTTGTGTATTAATTGAGTTTACTTCAAAATTGGGGGAAATTGAAAGATCTTCGGTAACGTTATATTGCTGTAGGTGAGCGTCCACGTTGGCATCAATTATATTTAGCATATAAACTAAAACAACTGCAATAATACTGTAATCTTTGTTCGTTTTTGCATTACGTTGGGCATCAATTAGCCGTTCGGTAGAAATGCCTTGAAATTCATCGTCTTCAAAGCCAGCTAACCTTCTTTTATAGGCGTCTCTAAACTGATTATAGTCATCGTCATTTTTTAAATAAAAATATACGCCTGTGGCCATTCCAGCATATATTATCGGAATTTTCCAATATTTTTTATTGTAGGCTTGCCCTAATCCAGGGACTACTGCTGAGTAGAAAGCAGCTTTTGAAGGTGCTAATGGATTATAAGGTTCTTTATCTATAACAGTGTCTTTTATAACAATAGCTTCCTTTTTTTCAGAGACAATTACGCTATCTTTTTGCACAGCAGTAGAATCAACTTCTTGTGCAAAAGCTGCTGTGGCTATTATAAGAAATAGGATATTTAAAAGCTTACTGTTCACTTTTCAGTACCTTGAGAATACGTTGGAAATCTTCTTTGTTTTTAAAAGGAACTACTAATTGTCCTTTGCCTGACTTTGAAACTTTTACATTAACTTTAGTTTCTAAGAGATCTTCCAACTCCTTTCTGCCTTTATTGGCAAATTGAGGTGTAGCTTTTTTAACTGGCTTTGTTTGCTTCTCATCACCAGATTTATAGGATCGCACTAGAGCTTCGGTGTCTCGAACAGATAGTTTGTTACTGAGTATTTTTTCGTAAATATCTAATTGATGATCAGGATCATCAACATTAATTAAAGCTCGCCCATGTCCCATAGAAATAAAACCATCCCGCATTCCCGTTTGGATTATTGGGTCTAACTTAAGAAGACGAAGATAATTAGCTATAGTCGATCTGTTTTTTCCTATCCGATCACTTAACTCTTCTTGCGTAATTTCAATTTCTTCGATTAATCGTTGATACGAAAGTGCAATTTCAATAGGGTCTAAGTCTTGACGTTGAATGTTTTCAACTAAAGCCATTTCTAATGACTCTTGATCGTTTGCAATTCGAATATATGCAGGAATACGATCTAAGCCTATTAGTTTGGAAGCTCTATAACGACGCTCTCCACTAACTAATTGGTATTTATTGAATCCTAATTTTCGAACGGTTATAGGTTGAATAACACCTAATTCCTTAATAGAAGAAGCCAATTCACGAAGAGTTTCTTCGTTAAAGCTAGTTCGTGGTTGAAATGGATTTACTTCAATTGTTTCCAGTTCCAACTCAACAATGTTACCAACTACTTTATCTGCATTTTCATCTTCAGCAGATTTTATATCGTTTGAGGGGTCATTCAGCAAAGCTGAAAGTCCTCGCCCTAAGGCTTGTTTTTTAGTTGCTTTCGCCATCGATCATTTCTAATTTTTCTCAATTAACTCTTGTGCCAAACTTAAGTAATTATTGGCGCCTTTACTACTAGCATCATAGCTAATGATACTTTCGCCATAGCTTGGTGCTTCACTTAAACGCACATTTCGCATAATGATTGTCTTAAACACCATTTCGTCAAAATGCTTTTTAACTTCATCTACCACTTGGTTAGAAAGTCGTAAACGTGAATCGTACATGGTCAATAATAATCCTTCAATATCAAGATTGTTGTTGTGTATTTTTTGAACACTTTTAATAGTGTTTAAGAGCTTACCTAGCCCTTCCAAAGCAAAATATTCACATTGAATTGGAATAATAACTGAATCAGCTGCTGTTAAGGCATTTAGTGTGAGCAATCCAAGTGATGGCGCACAATCTATTAAAATATAATCGTATTGCTCCTTTAAGCTTGTAATTGCGTTTTTGAGCATCGATTCACGCTTGTCTTGATCTACCAATTCAATTTCTATGGCCACCAAGTCTATGTGTGCTGGAATTAAATGCAAATTTGGAGAGGACGTCTCCATAATGGCATCTGCAGCAGATATGGTGTGTTCCAGAATCTGGTACGTGCCTTTTTCAACTTCTTCTACATCAATACCTAATCCCGAAGTCGCATTGGCCTGGGGATCGGCATCAATAAGTAAAACTTTTTTCTCTAAAACGCCTAAAGAGGCAGCTAAATTTACCGAGGTAGTGGTTTTTCCCACGCCTCCTTTTTGATTGGCAATTGCTATTATTTTACCCATTAAGTCTTTTATGGTTTAAAGGCTAAAAATACGATTAATTATGCGGACATAAAATCATTTTTGTTAACAGGAAGTGAACATTCTATGTTTTTAAAATTAATGCTAGAATATAGGGTTAGAGTTTTTCGAGGTAACATGTTTTATTTTAAAATCTTACGACTTATTTTTTTTAGAACGAATCATCATCTCCAGCATATCCCACATTTCATCTGGTACATCTTCTAGCAAGTTCATCTGTCCGGCACCTTTTAGCCATTCGCCTCCATCTATAACAACTACTTCACCATTTAAATAAGCTGAAAAATCTGAAACCAAATAAGCGGCTAAGTTTGCCAATTCTTGGTGATCACCCACTCGTTTTAGAGGCACTTTTTTCGCTAAATCGAATTTCTCTTTTAAATCGCCTGGCAACAAACGGTCCCAAGCACCTTTTGTAGGGAACGGTCCTGGAGCAATAGCATTGAATCGGATGCCGTATTTGGCCCATTCAACTGCTAAAGATCGGGTTAAAGCCAAAACGCCGGCTTTTGCTGTGGCACTTGGCACTACGTAAGCTGAACCTGTAAAGGCATAGGTTGTTACAATATTTAAGACAGTTTTATTCTCTTCTTTTTTGTCTATCCAATGTTTTCCGAAGGCTAGTGTGCAGTTTTTTGTTCCTTTTAAAACAATGTCTATAATTGTATCGAAAGCATTTGCCGAAAGGCGTTCGGTAGGGGAAATGAAGTTTCCTGCAGCATTGTTTAATAACACGTCAACAGTTCCAAATTCTTTAACCGAAGCTTGTACCATGGCTTCAACTTCGTCATAATTACGAACATCACATTGTACAGGTAAAACAGTACCGCCCGTCTGTTCTTCTAGTTCTTTTTTAACGGTTTCTAGTTTCTTAATATTTCTAGAAGTGATTACCACATTGGCACCTAATTCTAGAAAGTAGGTAGTCATTGATTTTCCTAATCCGCTACCACCACCGGTAACGACTATTGTTTTTCCTTTAAGTGCATCGTCACGAAGCATTTTTGCTGAAGTATCCATAGCTTTTGTTTTTTTGTTATTGTAAAAATAGGGAATCGCTTTTAATTAGTATGCGTGCATAGTAAAATAATTATTAGCTATTTTTGTAAGCCACGCAATACTCAAACCGATCATCCCCAATTAATTTTGGATGCTGAAAATCACCTGCATAATTCATCCCAATTTTCTGCATTACTTTTTGTGATGGGATATTTTTATCTGGGGTAAAAGCATACACTTTTTTTAGGTTGAATTTTGGCAAAGCAGCTTCCAAACATGCTTTAGCAGCTTCGGTTGCGTAGCCTTTTCCCCAAGCGCTGCGTTTTAAGCGCCAACCCATATCTACACAAGGTGTAAATGTACTTTCCCAGATTTGATTCATAAACCCAGTAAAGCCGATAAATTCTGAAGTTTCTAATATATCAACAGCAAAATAGCAGTAGCCGTGTAGAATGAAATGCTCTTGTAATTTTTGAATAAATTCACGAGACTCTTCTTCTGAAAGTAAGCTAGGAAAATATTGCATCACTTCTGGATCTTTACCCATTTCTATAAATGGATCAATATCTGAAGCTTTCCAATTTCGTAAACCTAATCGCTCTGTTTTCAGGATATAGTCATTCATTCTTCTGAAAATGCATCAATTAAAATTTGAAGTATTTCAATAGCAGCATCGCTAATTTTAGTTCCTGGACCATACACAGCAGTAGCTCCAGCGTCAAACAAATATTGATAGTCTTGTGAAGGAATTACGCCTCCCACAATGACCATAATATCTTCGCGATCGTGTTTTTTTAACTCCTCAATAACTTGCGGAACCAAGGTTTTATGTCCTGCCGCCAGTGAGGAAACCCCTAAAATATGTACATCATTCTCAACCGCTTGCTTAGCAGCTTCGGCAGGAGTTTGAAATAAGGGGCCAATATCTACATCAAAGCCAACATCGGCATAACCAGTAGAAACTACTTTCGCACCGCGATCGTGACCGTCTTGTCCCATTTTTGCAATCATTATACGAGGACGACGACCTTCTATTTCGGCAAAATTATCTGCTAATTCCCTTGCTTTAGCGAATGATGGGTCTTTCTTCATTTCTTTACTATACACGCCGCTAAATGATTTTATTTGTGCTTTATACCTTCCAAATACTTCTTCTAATGCATCTGAAATTTCACCTAGTGTAGCACGTTCCCGAGCTGCATCTACGGCTAAAGCTAATAAATTTCCGTCACCTGTTTTAGCACATTTACTTAATTTTTGTAATGTTTCTTTTACTTTATTAGTGTCTCGTTCTTTTTTAATACGCTCTAAACGTTCTACTTGAGAGGTGCGGACCTTTTGGTTGTCCACATCTAAAATTTGAAGTGGATCTTCTTTTTCAAGTCGGTATTTATTAGTGCCAACGATAATATCTTGACCACTGTCAATTCGCGCTTGTTTTCTTGCAGAAGCTTCTTCAATACGAAGTTTCGGAATCCCTTTTTCAATCGCTTTTGTCATCCCGCCTAATTCTTCCACTTCCTCAATAAGAGCCCAAGCACTTTTTGCGATGTCGTCGGTCAATTTTTCAACGTAGTAACTGCCTGCCCAAGGATCGACAGTTTTAGTGATTTCAGTTTCTTCTTGAAGGTAAATTTGTGTGTTTCGTGCAATTCTTGCTGAAAAGTCGGTTGGTAATGCAATGGCTTCATCCAAAGCATTGGTGTGTAAGGATTGCGTTCCACCAAAAGCAGCAGCCGAAGCTTCAATACACGTTCTAGCAACATTGTTAAACGGATCTTGCTCAGTTAAACTCCAACCACTGGTTTGACAATGCGTACGAAGCGATAGTGATTTTGGATTTTTAGGATTGAATCGTTTTACCAGTTTTGCCCATAGCATTCGAGCAGCTCGCATTTTGGCAATTTCCATAAAATGGTTCATTCCGATTGCCCAGAAAAAAGATAGGCGAGGGGCAAATGTGTCAATGTCCATCCCGGCATCGATACCGGTGCGAATGTAATCTAATCCATCTGCTAGTGTATATGCTAGTTCAATATCGCAAGTGGCGCCTGCTTCTTGCATATGGTAGCCCGAAATGGAAATAGAGTTAAAACGCGGCATATTTTTGGACGTGAATTCAAAAATATCACTGATAATTTTCATAGAAGGCGTAGGCGGATAGATGTAGGTATTTCGCACCATAAATTCCTTTAAAATATCATTCTGAATGGTTCCAGCCAAAGCTTCGGGTGAAACGCCTTGTTCTTCGGCAGCGACAATGTAAAACGCCATAATGGGCAAAACGGCACCGTTCATGGTCATGGAAACACTCATCTTATCCAATGGAATTTGGTCGAAAAGAATTTTCATATCTTCAACCGAATCAATCGCAACTCCTGCTTTTCCTACGTCACCAAAAACACGTTCATGGTCACTATCATAGCCACGGTGCGTTGCTAAATCAAATGCTACCGAAAGCCCTTTTTGTCCAGCAGCTAAATTTCTACGGTAAAAAGCATTGCTTTCTTCCGCAGTGGAAAAACCAGCATATTGGCGGATAGTCCAAGGTCTGCGAACGTACATAGTAGAGTAGGGACCTCGCAGATATGGTGAAATACCAGCTGCAAACTCTAAATGATTTAAATTCTTTAAATCTTCAGCCGAATACCGATTTTTCACGTCAATCTTTTCAGCAGTGGTATACGTTTTATTCGCTACGCTTGGTTTCGGAGTTTTACCTTCCGTTTTGTTTAAGCTAATATGTTGAATATCTTTTCTACTCATAACTATTAAAACTTCTAAATCCTAAATACACCGCAAATGCTACAAACATTATGGCGGCAACAATCATTATAACTCTATAATATTTCGACTTGCTTAACGTCTCCCTTTTTAAAAATAAAGCAAGACCTAAAATGGCAAATCCGATTCCTAAAATCATTTCTAAAGCCTCTCTACTCATTACTCTTTTTTTAAGCGTTCCTGTTCCGTTTGCTCTGACAATCTTCTTTCTATGATTGGTTCAATTATTGTTTTTCTTGGCTTTGTTTTTACAAAAGGATATAAATCTAAATCATCTTTCATACGGTCTTCAGGATTGGTATGATAATTTGTACCTAATAATTTTACGTTTCCATCGTTGTAAAGCTGTTGTTCTTTTTCGGCACTTTCTTTAATTTTTTGCTGAACTTTCCCTTCTTTCAACTGTTGGAGAAATCCGCCGCCTTTTTCAATGGTTTTAAATAACTCTAACGCTTTTTCGGCTAATTCATCGGTTAAACTTTCTATATAGTAAGTTCCATCGGCTGCGTTACTAACTGTATCGAAATAGCTTTCTTCTTTTAACACCAATAATTGATTACGACTTATGCGTTCACCAAATTCATTGCTTTTATGGAATAATGCATCGTACGGTAAATTACAAATAGTATTTGCCCCACCCAATACAGCACTCATGCACTCGGTAGTGGTTCGTAACATATTTACGTTATAATCATACAACGTTTTATTTCGTTTTGAAGGTGTAGCTATAATATGGCAGGTTTCAGAAATGTTATATTCTGAAGCTAATGCAGCGTATAATTTACGAAGCGCCCTGATCTTTGCGATTTCAAAAAAGTAGTTGGAACCCACGCCAACTTTAAAAGTAATTGGTGTTTTTAATTTTTCTGAAGAAAAATGATTCAAGTATTCATTAACGTGTGCAAGAGCATACGCTAATTGCTGTACGATGGTCGCTCCCGAATTTTGATAGCCAGTTGTATCAATACTTATAATTGCTTCGGAAGGGTTTTTATAAACAATTTTGTCTATAATTTTATGGTCCTCTTTTAAATTATGAAACCAATTTCCGGAGTGAGTAAGGTTCCCAATTAAATCAATATTATAGTAAACTGTGGCATTTTTTTCAGAAAAGAGCTGTTTCAATTTACCTAAAAATTCTTCTGAAAGAAATGTTAGGTAGAAATAGATAGGAGTTTCTTCAAAAGGAAAGTTATTGAATACTTTATAAATATCAAATTCACTTTCTGCTGAAAAAATAATCGCTTCCGCACCTCTTTTAATGGCATCGATTGCTAAATTATTGGCAATAGCTTCGTCATCGATAAAAATGTGCTGTGCAATATTCCAGGTAGTAGGTTGCCCAGGAATAGGAGTAAAGGCTTCTTCAAAATCATCAGGATGGTAAAAAGGTTTTACATGAATACCTTCACGACTTTGCCAAATGAGCGTTTCATTGTAATCGGCTCCTTTTAAATCGGCGTGTATTTTTTGTTTCCACTCTTTGGCGGAAACAGAATCAAAATCTTTAAATAAATCACTCATCGTCTTCCTTGTTTTTAAGGCTGTCTTCGTGTTCTATAATATAAATATCTTCGTTTTCTCTTTTAAGATAGTATTTTTCGCGCGCAAACTTCTCTACTTCGTCACTATCTTTCATTTTTTCGATAAAGGCTTTGTCATGTTCTATTTCAGATTGATAAAACTCGGCGTTTTCTTGTAAACCTTCTATATCTTCATCTAGTTCTTGATGAATAAACCATGAATTGGTATCAAAAAAAACCATCCATGCCAGAAATACCAACACAATGAGCATGTATTTGTTGCTCAATATTTTGAACCATTTTTTCTGTTTTATTTTTGAAAATTTCACGATTCGGTTTTTGCTAATTTTTGATTGATAATGTTGCGTATTAAATTAACAGCCACTGTGTTGTATCGATTAGTCGGTATAATAATATCAGCAAATTCTTTTGTTGGTTCAATAAACTGCTGATGCATGGGTTTCAAGGTGGTTTGATAGCGGTTTAATACTTCGTCCAAGTCTCTTCCACGTTCTGCAATATCTCGTTTTAATCTCCGTATCAAGCGTTCGTCACTATCAGCGTGAACAAATATTTTTATGTCGAACAATTCCCGAATATCGGGATGCGTCAAGATTAGAATCCCTTCAACAATAACTACTTTTCGAGGATGTGTAGTAAGCGTTTCACCAGTTCGGTTATGATCTACAAAACTATAGACTGGTTGTTCAAAACTCTTTCCTTTTTTCAGTTCTTTTAAGTGATTCACTAACAAGTCGAAATCGATGGCTTGTGGATGGTCAAAATTAATTTTCACCCGTTCATCTAACGATAAATGAGATGTATCTTTGTAATACGAATCTTGTGAGATGATGCAAACTTCATCTGCTGGTAATTCTTCAACAATTTGTTGCACAACAGTTGTTTTACCGCTTCCGGTACCGCCGGCAATGCCAATTATAAGCATGTTTTTTTAGTTTTTACAAAAGTAGGGATTAAAAAAGAATATAGGATATAGCAGATAGAATAAAGAAATGTCTTAATCTACTTTTCAATATTTGCCACTTCTTCTTCAGTTACGGGTTCTTCTTGTGTATTCCCCCAAGAGGTCATTACGTAGTTTAAAACATCGGCAACTTCTTTGTCGCTTAATCCCATAGGTACCATTACACCATCGTATTTTTTACCGTTAACTTCAATTTCTCCACGTTGTCCGAATTTTACGGCATGAATGCTTTCATCTCTTTTATCGCTTAACCAATTAGAGCCTGCCAACGGGGGGAATGTATTAGGAACACCTTTGCCATTTGCTAAATGACATTGCATACAGAAATCTGTGTAAATTAACGCTCCTCGTTCTTTGCTGGATTGCTGAGGGTTTTGTTTTTGCTGGGATGATTCGGCTGTGTAATCTCCAATTTTAATAGAATCTTTTTCTTTCTTTTTTGAATCGCTACAAGCTGTTAGTAATACAAGAGTGAATAAAATTACAGCAATTTTTTGCATAGTTTAAATTATAAAATATTGATTAATACTTGTTTTAATTGAAAAGAATTATTGCGGAACAACTTTGAATATTCCTTGACCTTCTACTGCGATGTAAATATAACCATCTGGACCCATTTTTACATTACGAACCCTGCCAATATCTTGGGCAATTTTTTCGCGACCTGTTACTTTATCACCATCTAATTTTACTAATTCAACATAATTAAATTTTAAGGAACCTACTAACAAATGTCCTTTCCAGGCGGGATATTTATCTCCGGTAACAAAGTCCATCCCGCAAGGTGCTATGGAAGGTACCCAATAATATTCGGGTTGTTTCATCCCGGGTTTTGAAGTACTATCGGTAAATTTTGTGCCGCTGTAATTTATACCATATGAAACTACTGGCCAGCCGTAATTAGCTCCTTTTTCTACAATATTAATTTCGTCTCCACCTTTAGGACCGTGTTCGTGAATCCAAATTTTTCCAGTTGTAGGGTTTTTTGCCATTCCTTGCGGATTTCTATTTCCGTAGGTGAAAATTGCTTTTTTTGCACCGGTTTCATATACAAAAGGGTTGTCGTCAGGAATACTACCATCGTCATTGAGGCGGTAAATTTTACCCCCATCTCGAGTAATGTCTTGCGGATTTATATCGCGATTTCCCCGTTCGCCAATTGAAAAATATAGATAACCGTCGTTATCAAACTCAATGCGCGAACCAAAGTGTTGCCCTCTTGTAGAATTAGGACCTGCTTTATACAGTTCTTCAATATTAATTAATGCACCATTTTCAAGTTTACATCGAATAAGCTTCGTGTTTCCACCATCACCTTCACCTTCGGTAGAAGCGTAGGTAATATAAATCCAGCCATTTTCAGCATACTTTGGGTGTAGTTCTATATCTAACAAACCGCCTTGTCCGCGATTATAAACTTCAGGAACATTCTTTATTTCTGTTTTGTTTCCATCTTTAAAGTGAATGAGCTGTCCAGCTTTTTCGGTAATTAGCATGCTACCATCGGGTAGCCACGTCATTCCCCAAGGGTTATCAAGGTTGTTTACTACTTTTTCTGTAGAATAATTTCGGGTGTTTTGTGTTTTTAAAGCGACATCATTTTCTTTTTTACGCTGTGCACAAGAAGTAATTACAGTAAATGAAAGCAGTAGGACTAGGAGTTTTTTCATAGTAGATTTCTTTCTGAAAAGATACTAAAATAGCGTGGAATGTAAAAGTCCCTCTAGTTAATTAACCAAAGGGACTCTGCGGGGGGCATTATTTTAAAAGTCTAACCATGCTAAATTGAAGGATCTCTGACTTCAATATATTTACGGAAAAAAAATAAAGTCGGTTTTATCTTACAGAATGTTTTTTAATCCTCCTCTAAGCTGGCTTCTAACTCATCGGTCATCTCCAAGTTATGAAACACATCTTGTACATCATCATCGTCTTCAAAAGCATCGATTAAATTAATAATCTGTTTGGCATCTTCTAACGGAAGTGTTTCTGTATTTAAGGGAATGCGCTGCAACTCGGCATTGTGGGTTTCTATTTTTAACGACTCTAACTTTTCTGACATCCTCCCGAAGTCTGTAAAATTGGTATAGATCACAAAGAAGTCTTCCTCATTTTCAAATTTAGTCGCACCAGCTTCAATGAGTTCTAATTGTAATTCTTCTAAATCCCAGTCTAGTCCTTCTTTTTTCAACGTAAAAACACCTTTTCGATCGAATAAAAATTCCAACGAACCATTGGTGCCTAAACTTCCATCGTGTTTAGTGAAAATAGAACGAACCGATGCTACGGTACGGTTGGTATTATCGGTGGTGCATTCTACATAAAAAGCAATTCCGTGAGGGCCGTAGCCTTCAAAAGTCATTTTTTCATAACTGTCGGCATCGGCACCCGAAGCTTTTTTAATGGCACGTTCAATGGTGTCTTTGGGCATATTCACACCTTTTGCATTTTGTATCGCGTTACGCAAAGCGGGATTGGTTTCCGGATCACCATTTTGATTGTTTTCCTTTATTGCGACGGTAATCTCTTTAATTACGCGTGTAAATTGCTTGGCGCGCTTTTTATCTTGTGCTCCTTTTCGATGCTTAATATTTGCCCATTTACTGTGTCCTGCCATATTATTTTGAAATTTTAACGCTAAAATCTACTATTTTTTATCAAAATAGTGAAAATATAGTTTCTTAAAGTTTTCTGAAAAGATGAATTTTTCAACATGCGTTTTTTACATTTTGTGGTAACCTTTTTTCAAAACCGTATCTTTGCGGAAAATTCTTTTCTATGAGTGCAACTTATAAAGCCGTGGTTAACGACTCGTTTGAGTTTTCGATGCCTAGCGATGCTATAAAAACGTTAGATAGCGTTTCTAAAACTACAAACAAAATACATTTACTTCAAAAAAATAAATCGGTCACTGCAGAAGTGATTTCCAAAGATCTTCTCAATAGAACGTATACGATTAAAGTAAACGGAAATCGATATACTGTAAAAATTGAAAACGAGCTCGATGCCCTTATTGCTGAAATGGGGCTTTCGCTGGGGAATGATTCCGTAGAAAATGAAATTCACGCTCCGATGCCGGGATTAATTTTAGAAGTAAACGTAAAAGAAGGCGATACGGTGATTGAAGGCGATTCCCTTTGTGTGCTGGAAGCGATGAAGATGGAAAACGCGCTAGGCGCACCTAGAGATGGTGTGGTAAAAGCCGTACACATTGCCACCGGAGAAACGGTAGATAAAAATGCATTGTTAATTGAATTAGAAGACTAAATGGATATTAAAAAAATATTGGTTGCCAACCGAGGGGAAATTGCCCTTCGTGTGATGAAAACCGCTCGAAATATGGGATTGAAAACGGTTGCTGTTTTTTCGGAAGCAGACCGAAATGCCCCACACGTTAAATTTGCAGATGAAGCCGTATGTATTGGTCCGCCACCTTCCTCAGAATCGTATTTAAAAGGTGATTTGATCATTAAAACAGCAAAAGAACTAAATGTTGACGCAATTCATCCTGGTTATGGATTTTTAAGTGAAAATGCAGGTTTTGCCGAAGCAGTAGAAAAAGCAGGTTTAATTTTCGTGGGTCCAAAATCGCATGCTATTAAAGTAATGGGGGACAAGTTGGCCGCTAAAGATGCTGTGAAGGATTACGATATCCCAATGGTTCCTGGAATCGATGAAGCGATTACCGATGTGAACAAAGCGACAAAAATTGCTAAGGATATTGGCTTTCCTATTTTAATTAAAGCAGCTGCAGGTGGTGGCGGAAAAGGGATGCGTGTAGTAGAAAAAGAAGAAGAGTTAGCCGAACAAATGAAACGAGCCATTAGTGAAGCTGAAAATGCCTTTGGTAATGGTGCGGTTTTTATAGAAAAGTACGTAGCCTCCCCAAGACACATAGAGATACAAATATTAGCCGACACACACGGCAATGTATTGCATTTGTTTGAACGCGAGTGCAGCGTACAACGAAGACACCAAAAAGTAGTGGAGGAAGCACCTTCAGCGGTTTTAACGCCTCAATTACGTGAAAAAATGGGCGAAGCAGCTATAAAAGTCGCTAAAGCGTGTGATTATGTGGGTGCCGGAACGGTTGAGTTTTTGCTCGATGAAAACCACAACTTCTATTTCTTGGAAATGAATACGCGTTTACAAGTTGAGCATCCGGTAACGGAGTTTATCACCGGAATTGATTTGGTTGAAGAACAGATTAAAATAGCCGACGGACAGGAATTGTCATTTGCACAAGATGATTTAAAAATTAAGGGTCATGCGCTTGAATTACGAGTGTATGCAGAAGATTCCCTCGATAATTTTATGCCGAGTGTGGGTAGGTTAGATGTGTATCAACCACCAAAAGGAGAACACATTAGAATGGATGATGGTTTTGAAGAAGGAATGGAAGTTCCTATTCAATATGACCCGATGTTGGCT is part of the Marixanthomonas ophiurae genome and harbors:
- a CDS encoding YebC/PmpR family DNA-binding transcriptional regulator; translated protein: MAGHSKWANIKHRKGAQDKKRAKQFTRVIKEITVAIKENNQNGDPETNPALRNAIQNAKGVNMPKDTIERAIKKASGADADSYEKMTFEGYGPHGIAFYVECTTDNTNRTVASVRSIFTKHDGSLGTNGSLEFLFDRKGVFTLKKEGLDWDLEELQLELIEAGATKFENEEDFFVIYTNFTDFGRMSEKLESLKIETHNAELQRIPLNTETLPLEDAKQIINLIDAFEDDDDVQDVFHNLEMTDELEASLEED
- the udk gene encoding uridine kinase, which encodes MLIIGIAGGTGSGKTTVVQQIVEELPADEVCIISQDSYYKDTSHLSLDERVKINFDHPQAIDFDLLVNHLKELKKGKSFEQPVYSFVDHNRTGETLTTHPRKVVIVEGILILTHPDIRELFDIKIFVHADSDERLIRRLKRDIAERGRDLDEVLNRYQTTLKPMHQQFIEPTKEFADIIIPTNRYNTVAVNLIRNIINQKLAKTES
- a CDS encoding c-type cytochrome codes for the protein MQKIAVILFTLVLLTACSDSKKKEKDSIKIGDYTAESSQQKQNPQQSSKERGALIYTDFCMQCHLANGKGVPNTFPPLAGSNWLSDKRDESIHAVKFGQRGEIEVNGKKYDGVMVPMGLSDKEVADVLNYVMTSWGNTQEEPVTEEEVANIEK
- a CDS encoding PQQ-dependent sugar dehydrogenase, which codes for MKKLLVLLLSFTVITSCAQRKKENDVALKTQNTRNYSTEKVVNNLDNPWGMTWLPDGSMLITEKAGQLIHFKDGNKTEIKNVPEVYNRGQGGLLDIELHPKYAENGWIYITYASTEGEGDGGNTKLIRCKLENGALINIEELYKAGPNSTRGQHFGSRIEFDNDGYLYFSIGERGNRDINPQDITRDGGKIYRLNDDGSIPDDNPFVYETGAKKAIFTYGNRNPQGMAKNPTTGKIWIHEHGPKGGDEINIVEKGANYGWPVVSYGINYSGTKFTDSTSKPGMKQPEYYWVPSIAPCGMDFVTGDKYPAWKGHLLVGSLKFNYVELVKLDGDKVTGREKIAQDIGRVRNVKMGPDGYIYIAVEGQGIFKVVPQ
- the accC gene encoding acetyl-CoA carboxylase biotin carboxylase subunit, producing the protein MKKILVANRGEIALRVMKTARNMGLKTVAVFSEADRNAPHVKFADEAVCIGPPPSSESYLKGDLIIKTAKELNVDAIHPGYGFLSENAGFAEAVEKAGLIFVGPKSHAIKVMGDKLAAKDAVKDYDIPMVPGIDEAITDVNKATKIAKDIGFPILIKAAAGGGGKGMRVVEKEEELAEQMKRAISEAENAFGNGAVFIEKYVASPRHIEIQILADTHGNVLHLFERECSVQRRHQKVVEEAPSAVLTPQLREKMGEAAIKVAKACDYVGAGTVEFLLDENHNFYFLEMNTRLQVEHPVTEFITGIDLVEEQIKIADGQELSFAQDDLKIKGHALELRVYAEDSLDNFMPSVGRLDVYQPPKGEHIRMDDGFEEGMEVPIQYDPMLAKLITYGKTRNEAIQHMIEAIAAYEVEGVSTTLPFGKFVCEHEAFRSGNFDTHFVKKFYSEDLLKEEIKEEAEIAAKIALKTYLKEVEQLRVPKH
- a CDS encoding biotin/lipoyl-containing protein, translated to MSATYKAVVNDSFEFSMPSDAIKTLDSVSKTTNKIHLLQKNKSVTAEVISKDLLNRTYTIKVNGNRYTVKIENELDALIAEMGLSLGNDSVENEIHAPMPGLILEVNVKEGDTVIEGDSLCVLEAMKMENALGAPRDGVVKAVHIATGETVDKNALLIELED
- a CDS encoding FtsB family cell division protein translates to MKFSKIKQKKWFKILSNKYMLIVLVFLAWMVFFDTNSWFIHQELDEDIEGLQENAEFYQSEIEHDKAFIEKMKDSDEVEKFAREKYYLKRENEDIYIIEHEDSLKNKEDDE